The DNA window TTACTtgtgattggagaacactcctatgATCTTAAGGAAGTTTTCCAAAGCTTTGGATCGAAGCTTAGAACACCGAAACAGTTTCTTCCAAAGACAGTTGCCGAAGCTCCTTTGAAATCTTCAAGCATGCcatatttttgaattatgttCGATGGATTGAAAGAAGAAGACCTAGGGAGTATTTATATCCAAGCTATGTCAGTTTTGAAGTCGAATTTTATTCGATTTTGCTTCTGaagttcatcttcttcgtttctATTTTGTCTTCGTAGGCCTAGTTCTAGGGTAAGTTTTGAATTCAAACCTTAGGATAAATGATGGTGAGGGAGAGACGTGCACATTGGTGAATTTTGGAGGGATAAGGATGAGAAATGACGAAGATAGAGCTTTTAGAAGATTGTCGACGTCGGGGTGATTCTCCGGCGTTCGCCTTGTCTCATCAGAAAAGACGatcaaaacgacgttgtttcatTAAAATGAAACACACTGTTGCGATTTGTTGGTGGTCCGTCAGGCATTCGGGCGTTTAGGCTAACGGGGTTGgcgtcccgttagttgatcttGTGTGGACCCGAGCGCGTGTTGCTTTGGTTACAACCGGCTACGCGGCGTATTCATGGGTGCCGGATGAAAATCCAGCGCCGATCCGATGGATGTGATTCCTGCTGTAATGAAGTCCTTGGATTTCGGACACACTAAATcatcagtttttatttataataaaaatgttatttgtaatCGATTTTTTAACcctttttttcaattttctttaccaaattaatacacaaaaaatattttttacaaataataaaaattatattcaattattttatttttgagtattttggtgtatttatttaattattttctaaaattataattaaatttttcaatcctttttgggtttaatttgagtaaaatgaatacaatattttagtcccaaattatttttgatttttaattaatttttcaattaagatttaattatcacaataattattctaaatttaattttaacctctcctttcaattattttaaattaacaaactCACCCTTAgcgtttttttatttgtttatgaaaCTGATCGAtcagtatttatatatttttttcaaccatcaaactgaaaatattaaaattttaaattaaaaatacattataataaaCACATGTGtttcaataatttaactaaataatttcattctatcccaaaaaaataaactgtgaattttttaaactcttttaACATAAAGATAAATTTGGATAATGATCTGATATCTAAGTTTAAATTCTTTTGTaaggtaatttatttatttgacaaCCAACCTATAACTATGTGAATCtatacaatttttttctatatCTTAGACTTGAACATCCTTACACTAATTTGAGAATGCTAAGAAAGAAAagttttcaaacaaaaacaaaatataaaagctAGACAAAGGGATGAACAAAagcaaaccaaaccaaaccaaagtTGGACTGTCCATCCTatgaaagaaaacaaataaacatttaaaataatgaaaacagCAAGTAATTATGTGGCAGAGCAAGGTGTtactcatgcagagcttatAACTCCCCTTCTTGACACGCACCACTTTCCAAAAATCTATCTCTCCCATTTTTATACCTTAATCCATACACCATCCTCTCTCACTTTCCCatctttcctcttcatcttcaccttcatcttcatcttcccaCTGCCAATTTACAGTCAGACCAACAATGGCCGACAGAACCGACCGTCCCCATCAAGTCCAAATCCACACACAGCCTGGCCGAAGGGGTGCACTAACCGGTATGGGCGGTGGTGGTCCGTCGGCTAGTAAAGTTCTAGCCGTGATCACTCTTCTCCCAATAGGTGGAAGTCTTCTTGGTCTTGCAGGCATGACACTAGTTGGAACACTCATAAGCTTAGCGGTTGTGACACCAATTTTCTTAATCTGTAGTCCGGTTCTTGTTCCGGCTGCCTTTGCGGTGGCTCTTTCTGTCTTTGCTTTCCTCACGTCTGGTGCAATTGGGCTGACTGGAATTTCGTCTCTTTCGTGGGCGTTGCAATCTGTTAGGCAGGCTACAGGTACAATGCCTAATCAGCTGGAAGAAACCAAGAAACGGGTGCAGGAAATGGCTGTTCAAATGGGGCAGAAGACCAAGGAAGTTGGGCAAACTATTGAGACTAAGGCAAAGGAATCTGGGAAATGATGaattaatgtattaaattatcAGAGGTTGTGGTTTAGGGTTCTTTCCTTTATAATGTTTTCTTTATGTTTGGTAAAGAAGGGTCATCATGATCTTTGTTCTTTTGTTTTGGTTGGGCGATCAGTCTTGTTACTGGGGCTTGTTATTGTGTTCAGTTTCTGTTGAtgttttaatctcttattttactttaaaataaatacaagtgcattatgttatgttttttttttttccatggCTCCATGTTTTGGTTATAATCCTTAACATCCTAGTTTACTTCTActaagcttgtttgatctttggatTTTTGGTAAAACTTTAatgactattttattttttaaattgaaagataagaaaaaatatatatgtatttgcaACGGAATTATCTGACGAATATATAATTTGGGACGTTATTTTcgtctatataatttttttttcaaatatgagTGTCGCTAACACTCCTACGATTAAATATTTAGTCGGAAAATGTTGGTGACGATATATTAGTGACAGAATATTCGACGATATGTGTGAcaaaaatttgacaaaaatttTGACGAATTTTCCTAATCCGtcgaaaattttatatttttaatattttataatttatattattacctaaattttatattatatttaaaaaaatatattaaaactaaataatacaattaatcatccattatcacaaaataatatcatcaatcatctattatcacaaaatatattcaaattaaactttaaacataagttattaaaactaaaatatatatcaaatgatATTCTTGAAATTACGACTAATAGTCCTAACAAAATCCATAAACACAATCAACTTACACAATCCATAAATGCAACCCATTGATTCTTTAAACACCAAGTATATATCAACGGGGTTCAATAAAGCTTCGATCTTCAAACATATATCAACGGAATTCAACAAAGTTTCATCTTCAAACATATATCAACGGAATTCAACAATGCTTCATCTTCAAACATATATCAACGACGAGTGAACAAAAGATCGAAACTGCAATCaatctaaatcaaatttaaaattaattataaatatgtttttattaccttcaaaatagaaacaataaataacatagtaaaattgaaattcatACTTTATCGTTGTCACTTCTTCTGACTTTTAAATGTTGTCATTATTTCGTTCATTTGGGCCTGCATAATTTCTTGTCCTTTTAGAAGAGCAGCAATTACAGCATCCGATTGAATCTTTTCTTCCTTTGTTTTCCTTCTTTCCTCAATCAATTCTTCATCTTTTAGAAGTACTGATCATACTGTTAAGATCTTTGTACTCTGAAAATGGAAACTGAAAGTGATAGATTGATACAAGCATGAAGACAGAGAATCACAACAAAACCAATGACTAGTATTATTTCCATTGCAGGATAAACAGAGAGACTTTCAGAAATCAATCAAGCAAGAAATCACAGAAGAATCAATCCCAATTCAGATCTAA is part of the Impatiens glandulifera chromosome 1, dImpGla2.1, whole genome shotgun sequence genome and encodes:
- the LOC124922590 gene encoding oleosin 18.2 kDa-like; the encoded protein is MADRTDRPHQVQIHTQPGRRGALTGMGGGGPSASKVLAVITLLPIGGSLLGLAGMTLVGTLISLAVVTPIFLICSPVLVPAAFAVALSVFAFLTSGAIGLTGISSLSWALQSVRQATGTMPNQLEETKKRVQEMAVQMGQKTKEVGQTIETKAKESGK